The DNA sequence GCATTCCGCCACACGCCTGGCAGAACCTGCCCGACCACCCAGACACCGAGGAGTGAGCCCTGATGGATCTGACCTTCACCGACGAACAGGCGATGCTGGCCGACACCGTGCGCCGCATGTGCCAGGAGCACGCCGGGTCCGACGCGATACGCGCCACCGAGGCGGACGGTGCACCGTTCCCGCCGGACCTGTGGCGGCACCTGGCCGCCGCCGGGCTGCTGGGCCTCGGCATCGGCGGCGAATTCGGCGGCGCCGGAGCGGGACTGCTCGAATGGACGCTCCTGGCCGAGGAATTGGGCCGGGCCGCCGCCCCACTGACCCCGATACTCTCCGGTGTGCTCGCCGCGCGCATCCTCGAACGGGCCGGCTCCCCGGAGCAGCGCGCGCAGTGGCTGCCCCGCCTCGCGGAGGGCACCGCGCTGGTGTCGGTGGCCTGGCTCGAGCCCGGCGGCGACTACACCCCCGAGCGCATCGCACTGTCGGCGCGGCGGTGCGGCGAGCGGGTCCGGCTGCAGGGGGCCAAGACGCTGGTTCCCTTCGCCGCCGAGGCCGACGCAATCCTCGTGCCCACCCGCGAGGAGCCCTCCGGCCGGATCGGGCTGTTCCTCGTGCCCAACGGTGACGGGGTGCGGTGCTCCCCGCAACGCACTCTGGCCGGCGAGCCGCTCCACTTCGTCGATTTCGACCTCGAGCTGCCCGCCGATGCGCGCATCGGGGAGCCGGGCGACGCGTGGGAGACCCTGCAGCAAGCCATGGCGCCGACGGCCATCGTGCTGGCCGCCTATGCCGC is a window from the Tomitella gaofuii genome containing:
- a CDS encoding acyl-CoA dehydrogenase family protein, with translation MDLTFTDEQAMLADTVRRMCQEHAGSDAIRATEADGAPFPPDLWRHLAAAGLLGLGIGGEFGGAGAGLLEWTLLAEELGRAAAPLTPILSGVLAARILERAGSPEQRAQWLPRLAEGTALVSVAWLEPGGDYTPERIALSARRCGERVRLQGAKTLVPFAAEADAILVPTREEPSGRIGLFLVPNGDGVRCSPQRTLAGEPLHFVDFDLELPADARIGEPGDAWETLQQAMAPTAIVLAAYAAGGARRVLEMATAYATERHQFGRPIGANQGISHPLADTLAAVEAARTLMHQAAWCHDAGRDHLMQAMMAKQRCCAVFRAASMTAHQVYGGIGFTLDVDVQLFSRRAKQLQLTWWDDAFLSATLGGLLLDDGPGLLPALVER